The following are encoded in a window of Thermodesulfobacterium geofontis OPF15 genomic DNA:
- the lptA gene encoding lipopolysaccharide transport periplasmic protein LptA, translating to MKILKFLSIIGFFLLLMLVPTLYSSEIDITSDKMQVFESEGVVVFTGKVFGVKGDLKVWCDQMYVYYTTNQQGKREVSKVIALGKVIIEKGKWKAYAGKAVYFRNQEKLVLEETPKVWHDKNLVEGDIIVIYFNEDKSEVLAKDQGRVRARVYFE from the coding sequence ATGAAAATATTAAAATTTTTATCCATAATAGGTTTTTTTCTTTTATTAATGTTAGTTCCAACTTTATATAGTTCCGAAATAGATATAACTTCAGATAAAATGCAAGTATTTGAAAGTGAGGGAGTGGTTGTATTTACAGGAAAGGTCTTTGGGGTTAAAGGAGATTTAAAGGTTTGGTGTGATCAAATGTATGTATATTATACTACTAATCAACAAGGTAAAAGAGAAGTTAGTAAAGTTATTGCTTTAGGGAAGGTTATTATAGAAAAAGGAAAATGGAAAGCCTATGCCGGAAAAGCAGTTTATTTTAGAAATCAAGAAAAATTAGTACTAGAAGAAACACCTAAAGTTTGGCATGATAAAAATTTAGTAGAAGGAGACATTATAGTAATATATTTTAATGAAGATAAAAGTGAAGTTTTAGCTAAAGATCAAGGTAGAGTAAGGGCTCGTGTATATTTTGAATAA
- the rpoN gene encoding RNA polymerase factor sigma-54, with protein sequence MIELKNELKLKPQLILTPQLKLVLKVLQLNILDLHNFLLQEVQSNPFLELEYKDLPENNYIEESYFEEIKLKEEVNFEEELIEKRFYFGKEEPEEEWNWEKTLKAEEKLIDYLLWQINLKELTPLEKDIAYYIIGNLDDKGYLRISLEEIAKEFNVSLEKVEKIRNIIKFLDPVGVASLNLKECLLTQLEFIGYDKSSIPYILVEKHLEEIPKGIDYFKNLYGYNEKEIESALEVIKQLEPYPARNYFDVNTLYIEPDLIFYKEENEWKVEVVKEGPFIVRLNNYYKNFLKKKKDFGNNPRVKKFLKQKLKDAEDLLKALDSRYSNLYKVGEAILKYQKEFLEKGIKFLKPLTLKDVAEEVHLHESTISRIINQKYVQTPKGLFPLKFFFSIGYKSKEGEELSAKAIKDYIREIINGENPSKPLSDSAISKILKEKYGINIARRTVTKYREELQIPSIRERKISKNNRERGVFYD encoded by the coding sequence ATGATAGAGTTAAAAAACGAGTTAAAACTTAAACCTCAGTTAATACTTACACCTCAGCTTAAGCTTGTTTTAAAGGTATTACAATTAAATATTTTAGATTTACATAATTTTTTACTTCAAGAAGTTCAAAGTAACCCCTTTTTAGAGCTTGAATATAAAGATCTTCCAGAAAATAATTATATTGAAGAAAGCTATTTTGAAGAGATTAAGCTTAAAGAAGAGGTTAATTTTGAGGAAGAACTGATAGAGAAAAGATTTTATTTTGGTAAAGAGGAACCTGAAGAAGAGTGGAATTGGGAAAAAACACTTAAAGCTGAAGAAAAACTTATAGATTATCTTTTATGGCAAATTAATTTAAAAGAACTTACACCTTTAGAAAAAGATATAGCCTATTATATTATTGGGAATTTAGATGATAAAGGTTATTTAAGAATATCTTTAGAGGAAATTGCAAAAGAATTTAATGTTTCTTTGGAAAAAGTAGAAAAAATAAGAAATATTATAAAATTTCTTGATCCTGTAGGAGTTGCTTCCCTGAATTTAAAAGAATGTTTGCTTACTCAACTTGAATTTATAGGTTATGATAAAAGTTCAATACCTTATATTTTAGTAGAAAAACATTTAGAAGAAATACCCAAGGGTATAGATTATTTCAAAAATTTATATGGATATAATGAAAAAGAAATTGAAAGTGCTTTAGAAGTAATTAAACAATTAGAACCTTACCCTGCAAGAAATTATTTTGATGTAAACACTCTCTATATAGAACCTGATTTAATTTTTTATAAGGAAGAAAATGAATGGAAAGTGGAAGTGGTAAAGGAGGGTCCATTTATAGTTAGATTGAATAATTATTATAAGAATTTTTTAAAAAAGAAAAAAGATTTTGGTAATAATCCCAGAGTTAAAAAATTTCTTAAACAAAAACTTAAAGATGCTGAAGATCTTTTGAAAGCTTTAGATAGTAGATATTCCAATCTTTATAAGGTTGGAGAAGCTATTTTAAAATATCAAAAAGAATTTTTGGAAAAGGGAATAAAATTTTTAAAGCCTTTAACTTTAAAAGATGTTGCAGAGGAAGTCCATTTACATGAATCAACTATTAGTAGGATTATAAATCAAAAATATGTTCAAACTCCCAAAGGATTATTTCCTTTAAAATTTTTCTTTTCTATAGGTTATAAAAGTAAAGAAGGAGAAGAATTATCAGCAAAAGCTATTAAAGATTATATAAGAGAAATTATAAATGGAGAAAATCCATCAAAGCCTTTAAGTGATAGTGCTATATCTAAAATATTAAAAGAAAAATACGGAATTAATATTGCAAGACGCACCGTAACTAAATATAGAGAAGAACTCCAAATTCCCTCTATAAGAGAAAGAAAGATTTCTAAAAACAATAGAGAAAGGGGGGTATTTTATGATTGA
- the hpf gene encoding ribosome hibernation-promoting factor, HPF/YfiA family, with protein sequence MIEFNFTFKGMDSSEAIKNYAEKKFRKFEKYFEGPVNIQVIFKREKFRELVEVIVSGDGENIIAKEETSDIYEAIDLAYETLEKQIKKFKEKRKEFRKRAVETVSPILEEESYTIKTVKINPMSTQEALEWFEKNKDSFMLFYNTDYEKVCLIYLEKDKPVIVVPEIS encoded by the coding sequence ATGATTGAATTTAATTTTACTTTTAAAGGAATGGATTCATCAGAGGCAATTAAAAACTATGCTGAAAAAAAATTTAGGAAATTTGAAAAATATTTTGAAGGACCTGTTAATATTCAAGTAATTTTTAAAAGAGAAAAATTTAGAGAACTGGTAGAAGTAATTGTAAGTGGAGACGGAGAAAATATAATTGCTAAAGAAGAAACTTCAGATATTTATGAAGCTATAGATTTAGCATATGAAACTTTAGAAAAACAAATTAAGAAATTTAAAGAAAAGAGAAAAGAATTTAGAAAAAGAGCTGTTGAAACAGTTTCTCCTATATTAGAAGAAGAGAGTTATACTATAAAAACTGTAAAAATTAATCCTATGTCTACTCAAGAAGCTCTGGAATGGTTTGAAAAAAATAAAGACAGCTTTATGCTTTTTTATAATACCGATTATGAAAAGGTTTGTCTAATCTATTTAGAAAAAGATAAACCTGTAATTGTTGTTCCTGAAATTTCTTAA
- the lptB gene encoding LPS export ABC transporter ATP-binding protein, protein MLKAENLRKSFKKRLVVKDVSLQIKQGEIVGLLGPNGAGKTTCFYIIAGFLKPDNGQIILREEPITHLDVAERAKKGIIYLPQESSVFRKLTVAENFKIVLERFKNNLKKIKDKLEYYVELFDLKDILNQKTYTLSGGQKRKVEIVRALLIEPQFILLDEPFAGIDPIGVAQLKEILETLKNEKIGILISDHNVRDTLKICDKGYVIASGEIIGKGTPEEILENDLVKEKFLGEKFFM, encoded by the coding sequence ATGCTAAAAGCTGAAAATTTAAGAAAATCTTTTAAGAAAAGGTTAGTAGTTAAAGATGTATCTTTACAAATTAAGCAAGGTGAGATTGTAGGACTTTTAGGTCCTAATGGAGCAGGTAAAACTACTTGCTTTTATATTATTGCAGGCTTCTTAAAACCAGATAATGGTCAAATTATCCTTAGGGAAGAACCTATTACTCATTTAGATGTAGCTGAAAGAGCAAAAAAGGGTATAATCTATTTGCCTCAAGAATCTTCAGTATTTAGAAAACTTACAGTAGCTGAAAATTTCAAAATTGTGTTAGAAAGATTTAAAAATAATCTAAAAAAAATAAAAGATAAACTTGAATATTATGTAGAATTGTTTGATCTTAAGGATATATTAAATCAAAAAACTTATACTCTTTCAGGAGGGCAAAAAAGAAAAGTTGAAATAGTAAGAGCCCTTTTAATTGAACCACAATTTATACTTTTAGATGAACCCTTTGCAGGAATAGATCCAATTGGTGTAGCACAGCTAAAAGAGATTCTTGAAACCCTAAAAAATGAGAAAATAGGTATATTAATTTCAGATCATAATGTAAGGGATACACTTAAAATCTGTGATAAAGGTTATGTAATTGCAAGTGGAGAAATAATAGGAAAGGGGACTCCTGAAGAAATTTTAGAAAATGATTTGGTAAAGGAAAAATTTTTAGGTGAAAAATTTTTTATGTAA
- a CDS encoding bifunctional aminoglycoside phosphotransferase/ATP-binding protein: MSHFLWDKLINLESFPFKASQLKVIQTHISYVFITDYLVYKIKKPVNFGFLDFTTLEKRKYFCEREVELNRRLSPEIYLGVVPVTEKNGKFQFEGSGKVVEYAVKMKRLPENGMMKGLLKKGEITEKHIDLIVNTLVPFYKSAETGEKVNSYGSIETIFYNTNENFEQTKNFINVALTEEKYTHIVNYNNSFIEQNKKLFEKRIKEGFIRDGHGDLYSANICFDDLKKVYIFDCIEFNERFRCGDVCCDIAFLAMDLDYHRYKDLSDYFIKNYVEKSKDEDIYKLLDFYKCYRAYVRGKIGCFTYASPEISEEEKKEALDFARKYFDLAYYYAGGIPKIIIFFGLSGTGKTFLSQNLLKKLPAVYLASDIIRKNLLKLDPSKHYYAQFEKGIYSPEITLNTYEKMIDMAIEELSYGRDVIIDATFREKKFRDLLKEKLKKVKAKVYWILCTAEDEVIKERISKRLLENTYSDVLWDIYLSQKQKFIFPEDCSPLLVLNTSDSLEDLLNKIFQFLKN, translated from the coding sequence ATGAGCCACTTTCTATGGGATAAACTTATAAATTTAGAGTCTTTTCCCTTTAAAGCCTCTCAACTTAAGGTAATTCAAACTCACATTTCTTATGTTTTTATAACAGATTATTTAGTTTATAAAATTAAAAAACCTGTCAATTTTGGTTTTCTTGATTTTACTACTTTAGAAAAGAGGAAATATTTTTGCGAAAGAGAAGTAGAACTTAATAGAAGGCTTTCTCCTGAAATTTATTTAGGTGTGGTCCCTGTAACTGAGAAAAATGGAAAGTTTCAATTTGAAGGAAGTGGGAAAGTAGTTGAATATGCTGTTAAAATGAAAAGGCTTCCTGAAAATGGCATGATGAAGGGACTTCTTAAAAAGGGAGAAATCACAGAAAAGCATATAGATTTAATCGTAAATACCTTGGTTCCCTTTTATAAATCTGCAGAAACAGGAGAAAAAGTTAATTCTTATGGAAGTATAGAAACTATATTTTATAACACTAATGAAAATTTTGAACAAACAAAAAATTTTATAAATGTTGCTTTAACAGAAGAAAAATATACTCATATTGTTAATTATAATAATAGCTTTATTGAACAAAATAAAAAACTTTTTGAAAAAAGAATAAAAGAGGGATTTATAAGAGATGGCCATGGAGATCTTTATTCAGCTAATATCTGTTTTGATGATTTAAAAAAAGTTTATATATTTGATTGCATCGAATTTAATGAAAGATTTAGATGTGGAGATGTATGTTGTGATATTGCATTTTTAGCAATGGATTTAGATTATCATAGATATAAAGATCTTTCAGATTATTTTATTAAAAATTATGTCGAAAAAAGTAAGGATGAAGATATTTATAAGTTATTGGATTTTTATAAATGTTATAGAGCATATGTAAGAGGGAAAATAGGTTGTTTTACTTATGCATCTCCTGAAATCTCTGAAGAGGAAAAGAAAGAAGCCCTTGATTTTGCACGCAAATATTTTGATCTTGCCTATTACTATGCAGGAGGTATTCCTAAGATAATTATTTTTTTCGGACTTTCTGGAACTGGAAAAACTTTTCTTTCCCAAAATCTTTTAAAAAAATTGCCAGCTGTTTATTTAGCCTCTGATATAATTAGAAAGAATTTATTAAAACTTGATCCAAGTAAACACTACTATGCTCAATTTGAAAAAGGTATTTACTCTCCAGAGATAACTCTTAATACTTATGAAAAAATGATAGATATGGCTATAGAAGAATTATCTTATGGTAGAGACGTAATTATAGATGCTACTTTTAGAGAAAAAAAATTTAGAGATTTATTAAAAGAGAAATTAAAAAAAGTAAAAGCAAAGGTTTATTGGATATTATGTACTGCTGAAGATGAAGTAATTAAAGAAAGAATTTCCAAAAGACTCTTAGAAAATACTTATTCTGATGTACTTTGGGACATTTATCTTTCACAAAAACAAAAATTTATATTTCCAGAAGATTGTTCTCCTTTATTAGTCCTCAATACATCAGATTCTCTAGAAGATCTGTTAAACAAAATTTTTCAATTTTTAAAAAATTAA
- the rimI gene encoding ribosomal protein S18-alanine N-acetyltransferase: MCLIYEAEEKDLRIISELERDLFFEEKWSYFQILREFKNDFSKILVFKEKEEIIGYLIFREIEPEIEILKIGVRKEYQRKGVGTKLMQKLIEIAKEKNISKIFLEVKASNLSAYNFYKKLGFKEMYRRKNYYGNEEAIVMVKEI; this comes from the coding sequence ATGTGTCTCATTTATGAGGCAGAAGAAAAAGATTTACGAATTATTTCAGAATTAGAAAGAGATCTATTTTTTGAAGAAAAGTGGTCTTATTTTCAAATTTTAAGAGAGTTCAAAAATGATTTTTCAAAAATTTTAGTTTTTAAAGAAAAAGAAGAAATTATCGGATATCTTATTTTTAGAGAAATTGAACCTGAAATTGAGATTTTAAAAATTGGAGTAAGAAAGGAATATCAAAGAAAAGGAGTAGGTACTAAACTTATGCAAAAACTAATAGAAATTGCTAAAGAAAAAAATATAAGTAAAATATTTTTAGAAGTAAAAGCCTCTAATTTATCTGCCTATAATTTTTATAAGAAATTAGGATTTAAAGAAATGTATAGAAGAAAAAATTATTATGGTAATGAAGAAGCGATTGTAATGGTAAAAGAAATTTAA
- a CDS encoding YdcH family protein produces MDKELIRKFSKKYEDIRDLFEKHQVLENEVAQISQKNYLTPEEELKVKQLKREKLYIKEQIYKLIKKYEGIEID; encoded by the coding sequence ATGGATAAAGAGTTAATTAGAAAGTTCAGTAAAAAATATGAAGATATAAGGGATTTATTTGAAAAACATCAAGTATTAGAAAATGAGGTAGCTCAAATATCTCAAAAAAATTATTTAACACCTGAAGAAGAATTAAAAGTTAAACAATTAAAAAGGGAAAAACTCTATATAAAAGAGCAAATTTATAAGTTAATTAAAAAATACGAAGGAATAGAGATAGATTAA
- the rapZ gene encoding RNase adapter RapZ codes for MNIVIITGLSGSGKSTSLKAFEDIGYLSIDNFPIRLLLQFLEEVKESLEDKNIALVMDIRDKYFLKEYPEVFKSLKEKGYNFEILFLDARNDVIITRFNQTRRIHPLMKGKIKSLEEAIEKERELLGDLKEIANSIIDTSNFNVHQLRNEIFRLYKEREAHKNLILHFIGFGYKYGIPYEASFLFDVRFLPNPYFIPSLKPLSGKDKEVIDYLLNFSETLKFIEYLESFLEWLIPFYCKENRKYLTIGIGCTGGRHRSPAIIEILSQRLEEKYSDIEIVKTYRDIEKDVSHL; via the coding sequence ATGAATATAGTTATAATTACAGGTCTTTCTGGATCTGGTAAAAGTACATCTTTAAAAGCTTTTGAAGACATTGGATATCTTTCTATTGATAATTTCCCTATAAGACTTCTTTTACAGTTTTTGGAAGAAGTTAAAGAAAGTTTAGAAGATAAAAATATTGCTTTGGTAATGGACATAAGAGATAAATATTTTTTGAAAGAATATCCGGAAGTTTTCAAAAGCTTAAAAGAAAAGGGATATAATTTTGAGATCCTGTTTTTAGATGCAAGAAATGATGTAATTATTACTAGATTTAACCAAACAAGAAGGATTCATCCTTTAATGAAAGGAAAAATAAAAAGTTTGGAAGAGGCTATTGAAAAAGAAAGGGAGCTTTTAGGTGATCTAAAAGAAATAGCAAACTCTATTATAGATACTTCAAATTTTAATGTTCATCAATTAAGAAATGAAATCTTTAGACTTTATAAGGAAAGGGAGGCTCACAAAAATTTAATTCTCCATTTTATAGGATTTGGTTATAAATATGGGATTCCTTATGAAGCAAGTTTTTTATTTGACGTAAGATTTTTACCCAATCCTTATTTTATTCCCTCCTTAAAACCCTTAAGTGGTAAAGATAAAGAAGTTATAGATTATTTATTAAATTTTTCTGAAACTTTAAAATTTATAGAATATTTAGAGTCTTTTTTAGAATGGTTAATTCCTTTTTATTGTAAAGAAAATAGGAAGTATTTAACTATAGGTATTGGTTGTACAGGTGGAAGGCATAGATCCCCAGCTATTATAGAGATCTTATCTCAAAGATTAGAGGAGAAATATTCAGATATAGAAATAGTTAAAACCTATAGAGATATAGAAAAAGATGTGTCTCATTTATGA
- the groL gene encoding chaperonin GroEL (60 kDa chaperone family; promotes refolding of misfolded polypeptides especially under stressful conditions; forms two stacked rings of heptamers to form a barrel-shaped 14mer; ends can be capped by GroES; misfolded proteins enter the barrel where they are refolded when GroES binds), whose protein sequence is MAAKEIIYGANTREKILRGVNKLADAVKVTLGPKGRNVILERSFGSPLITKDGVTVAKEIELEDKFENMGAQMVKEVASKTSDVAGDGTTTATVLAQAIFSEGLKLVAAGINPMAIKRGIDKAVEVVVKEMEKIAQPCKSRQEIAQVAAISANNDITIGNLIADAMDKVGKEGVITVEESKGLETYLEVVEGMQFDRGYISPYFITDAEKMECVLEDPYILVYDKKISAMKDLLPLLEQVARAGKPILIIAEDVEGEALATLVVNKLRGVLQCCAVKAPGFGERRKAMLQDIAILTGGTFVSEELGMKLENVQLSDLGRARRVVVTKENTTIIDGAGKKEDIEARIKQIRAQIEETTSDYDREKLQERLAKLVGGVAVIYVGAPTETELKEKKARVEDALNATKAAVEEGIVPGGGTVYIRCLPALENFKLDGDEQYGVEIVKKALEAPLRQIASNAGYEGSIIVEKVKNEKGSIGFDAETGEFKDLVAAGIIDPKKVSRCALQNAASIAGLLLTTEAMVAEKPKKDEKGPSMPPGGEF, encoded by the coding sequence ATGGCTGCTAAGGAGATTATTTATGGAGCTAATACAAGAGAAAAAATTTTAAGAGGCGTTAATAAGTTAGCTGATGCAGTAAAAGTAACTCTTGGTCCCAAAGGAAGAAATGTTATTTTGGAAAGATCCTTTGGTTCTCCTTTAATTACAAAAGATGGTGTTACAGTAGCTAAGGAAATTGAATTAGAGGATAAGTTTGAAAATATGGGTGCTCAAATGGTGAAAGAGGTTGCTTCAAAAACCAGCGATGTAGCTGGTGACGGAACTACTACAGCTACAGTTTTAGCTCAGGCTATTTTTAGTGAAGGATTAAAGTTGGTTGCAGCTGGTATTAATCCAATGGCTATAAAAAGAGGTATCGATAAAGCTGTAGAAGTTGTAGTAAAAGAAATGGAAAAAATTGCCCAACCTTGTAAATCTCGTCAAGAAATAGCTCAAGTTGCAGCTATTTCTGCTAATAATGATATTACTATTGGTAATCTTATTGCTGATGCTATGGATAAAGTAGGAAAAGAAGGGGTAATTACTGTTGAAGAATCAAAAGGACTTGAGACTTATTTAGAAGTAGTAGAAGGAATGCAGTTTGATCGTGGATATATTTCTCCTTATTTTATAACTGATGCTGAAAAAATGGAATGTGTTTTAGAAGATCCTTATATTTTAGTTTATGACAAAAAAATAAGCGCTATGAAAGACCTTTTACCACTTCTTGAGCAAGTAGCTCGTGCAGGTAAACCAATCTTAATTATTGCTGAAGATGTTGAAGGTGAAGCCCTTGCTACTTTAGTAGTTAATAAACTTAGAGGGGTATTACAGTGCTGCGCAGTTAAAGCTCCTGGATTTGGTGAAAGAAGAAAAGCAATGCTTCAGGATATTGCTATTTTGACTGGTGGAACTTTTGTTTCTGAAGAGCTTGGAATGAAACTTGAAAATGTTCAGCTTTCCGATCTTGGTAGAGCAAGAAGAGTTGTAGTTACAAAAGAAAATACCACTATTATTGATGGTGCTGGTAAGAAAGAAGATATAGAAGCTCGTATTAAACAAATTCGTGCTCAAATTGAGGAAACTACCTCAGATTATGATCGTGAAAAACTTCAGGAAAGACTTGCTAAATTAGTAGGTGGAGTAGCAGTTATTTATGTAGGTGCACCAACTGAAACAGAGCTTAAAGAGAAGAAAGCCAGAGTAGAAGATGCACTCAATGCTACTAAAGCTGCGGTAGAAGAGGGAATTGTTCCTGGAGGTGGAACTGTTTATATTAGATGCTTACCAGCTTTAGAAAACTTTAAATTAGATGGAGATGAACAATATGGTGTAGAGATTGTTAAAAAAGCTTTAGAAGCTCCACTTCGTCAAATAGCTTCTAATGCAGGATATGAAGGATCTATTATAGTAGAAAAAGTGAAAAATGAAAAAGGTTCTATTGGATTTGATGCAGAAACAGGAGAATTTAAAGATCTTGTTGCTGCAGGTATAATAGATCCTAAGAAAGTAAGCCGTTGTGCTTTACAAAATGCAGCATCTATTGCTGGATTACTTTTAACTACTGAGGCAATGGTTGCTGAGAAACCTAAGAAAGATGAAAAAGGTCCATCTATGCCACCTGGGGGAGAATTTTAA
- a CDS encoding slipin family protein yields MSLVLLFLVIILILFLQASIKVINEYERAVVLRLGKFLAVKGPGLIILIPVIDKMRKLDLRIVTLDVPPQEVITRDNVSIRVSAVVYFRVLDPEKAFLQVEDYHYATSQLAQTTLRSICGQAELDEILAEREKLNMKIQEILDADTEPWGVKVSKVEIKEIDLPEEMKRAMAKQAEAERERRAKIINAEGELQAAKTLLEAAQIMAQNPITLQLRYLQTLTEISTEKNSTILFPLPLEILRALSGASK; encoded by the coding sequence ATGAGTTTAGTACTGCTTTTTTTAGTAATCATTTTAATTTTATTTTTACAGGCTTCTATTAAAGTAATAAACGAATACGAAAGAGCTGTAGTTTTAAGATTAGGAAAATTTTTAGCAGTAAAAGGACCTGGGTTAATTATATTAATCCCAGTAATTGATAAAATGAGAAAGCTTGATTTAAGAATAGTAACCTTAGATGTGCCTCCTCAAGAAGTTATTACCAGAGATAATGTATCTATTAGAGTTAGTGCAGTAGTATATTTTAGGGTTTTAGATCCAGAAAAAGCTTTTTTACAAGTTGAAGATTATCACTATGCTACCAGTCAATTAGCCCAAACTACTCTCAGAAGCATATGTGGACAGGCTGAATTGGATGAAATTTTAGCAGAACGAGAAAAATTGAACATGAAAATACAAGAAATATTGGATGCAGATACAGAACCTTGGGGGGTAAAAGTATCAAAAGTTGAAATAAAAGAAATTGACCTTCCTGAAGAAATGAAAAGAGCTATGGCAAAACAAGCTGAAGCAGAAAGGGAGAGAAGAGCTAAAATTATTAATGCTGAAGGAGAACTTCAAGCAGCAAAAACACTTCTTGAAGCTGCTCAAATTATGGCACAAAATCCCATAACTCTTCAATTAAGATATTTGCAAACTTTAACAGAAATTTCTACAGAAAAAAATTCTACTATATTGTTCCCCTTACCTTTAGAAATACTTAGAGCTTTATCAGGGGCTTCTAAGTGA
- the groES gene encoding co-chaperone GroES, with amino-acid sequence MKIRPLHDRILVQRIEEEQRTESGIIIPDTAKEKPIMGKVIAVGDGRLLENGQRQPLTVKEGDKILFSKYAGTEIKIKGEEYLIMREDDVLAIIEE; translated from the coding sequence ATGAAGATCAGACCTTTGCATGATCGTATTTTAGTTCAACGCATTGAAGAGGAACAAAGAACAGAATCAGGGATCATTATCCCAGACACAGCTAAAGAAAAACCGATCATGGGTAAAGTTATAGCTGTTGGAGATGGTAGATTGTTAGAGAATGGTCAAAGACAACCTCTAACTGTTAAAGAAGGAGATAAAATTCTTTTCAGTAAATATGCTGGAACTGAAATTAAAATAAAAGGCGAAGAATATTTAATTATGAGAGAAGATGATGTTTTAGCTATTATTGAAGAATAA
- a CDS encoding type I glyceraldehyde-3-phosphate dehydrogenase codes for MLRIGINGFGRIGRTILRAKLKYPDFKNFDIVAINDLSSPEMLAYLFKYDSVFGKLTYQVEVKKEYIKIGDKKIRIFQEPDPERIPWDEEKIDYVIEATGKFTDGSLARKHFLRGVKRVIITAPAINEDITIVMGVNEEKYDPLKHYIISTSSCISNAATPLLNLLMKYYEIEKCYLSSIHAYTNTQRLLDMVHPKDFRRARSAPLNIVPVNIDFETIIKVLPILRGKIEGFCIRVPVPDVSLNDFVILIKGETTPAEINKLFKENQNKYLAYTEEPIVSSDIIGETYSTIVDGLNTKVIGKNLIKLLAWYDNEWGYSVRVLDLINYISEKEV; via the coding sequence ATGCTAAGAATAGGAATTAATGGATTTGGTAGAATTGGTAGAACTATTTTAAGAGCAAAACTTAAATATCCTGATTTTAAAAATTTTGACATAGTAGCTATAAATGATCTTTCTTCTCCAGAGATGTTAGCCTATTTGTTTAAATATGATTCAGTATTTGGAAAGTTAACTTATCAAGTAGAAGTAAAAAAGGAATACATAAAGATAGGAGATAAAAAAATAAGAATATTTCAAGAACCTGATCCTGAAAGAATTCCTTGGGATGAAGAAAAAATAGATTATGTAATAGAGGCTACAGGAAAATTTACTGACGGATCCTTAGCAAGAAAACATTTTCTTAGAGGTGTTAAAAGGGTAATTATTACAGCTCCTGCTATAAATGAGGATATTACTATAGTTATGGGGGTAAATGAGGAAAAATATGATCCACTCAAACATTATATTATTTCCACATCTTCATGTATTTCCAATGCCGCTACCCCTTTATTAAATCTTTTAATGAAATACTATGAAATAGAAAAATGTTATTTAAGTAGCATTCACGCTTATACTAATACCCAAAGACTTCTGGATATGGTTCATCCTAAGGATTTTAGAAGAGCAAGATCAGCTCCATTAAATATAGTTCCCGTAAATATAGATTTTGAAACCATAATAAAGGTTTTACCAATTTTAAGAGGGAAAATTGAAGGTTTTTGTATAAGGGTTCCTGTTCCTGATGTGTCTTTAAACGATTTTGTTATTTTAATAAAAGGAGAAACTACTCCTGCAGAAATAAATAAACTTTTCAAAGAAAATCAAAATAAATATTTAGCTTATACCGAAGAACCTATAGTCTCTTCAGACATTATTGGAGAGACATATAGTACCATTGTTGATGGGCTAAATACTAAGGTAATAGGTAAAAATTTAATAAAATTATTAGCTTGGTATGATAATGAATGGGGTTATTCAGTGAGAGTGCTTGATTTAATAAACTATATAAGCGAAAAGGAAGTTTAA